Proteins from one Hydrogenivirga caldilitoris genomic window:
- the ccsB gene encoding c-type cytochrome biogenesis protein CcsB — protein MKEVVVEKKRLSLPIDLLLVFGGLLTAGFLSLLPYENTFWYKSAMLSYGLASLLYLSYLLIRETILGRAATSILFLGLLFNLSGMLRRSIESYQMGVFHPPWSNLFEALTFWSFVAGSIYLLIERKYGFRLIGAFVTPLIFFTSAYAVFKASSQIQPLMPALRSYWLYIHVVTAFIGYAGFTVAFGGAVAYLIKERFRDNSWAKRYLPSKEVLDEITYKSIAIVFPVWTASIILGAAWANEAWGGYWSWDPKEVWSLIVWLFFGAYLHARQLMGWKGKRVAWMVVFGFITVLICFFAINLYFPGLHSYATE, from the coding sequence ATGAAAGAGGTTGTTGTAGAAAAGAAAAGGTTGAGTTTACCCATAGACCTCCTGCTCGTTTTCGGGGGATTGCTTACAGCTGGTTTCCTCTCACTGCTTCCCTATGAAAACACCTTCTGGTACAAGTCCGCGATGTTATCTTACGGGCTTGCTTCCCTCCTTTACCTATCCTATCTGCTTATAAGGGAAACCATTCTGGGCAGGGCTGCAACGAGCATACTTTTCCTGGGACTCCTGTTTAACCTCAGCGGTATGCTCAGAAGGTCTATAGAGAGCTACCAGATGGGTGTATTTCATCCTCCCTGGAGTAACCTTTTTGAAGCTCTGACCTTCTGGAGCTTCGTGGCGGGTTCTATATATCTTCTCATAGAGAGGAAGTACGGTTTCAGGCTTATAGGGGCTTTCGTAACACCTCTTATATTCTTCACCTCAGCTTACGCTGTCTTTAAAGCCTCTTCCCAGATACAGCCCCTTATGCCTGCACTCAGGAGCTACTGGTTGTACATTCACGTTGTTACCGCCTTTATAGGTTATGCAGGATTTACGGTGGCTTTTGGGGGTGCGGTCGCATACCTTATCAAAGAACGCTTCAGAGACAACAGCTGGGCTAAGAGGTACCTACCTTCCAAAGAGGTTCTTGACGAGATAACCTATAAATCCATAGCTATAGTTTTCCCGGTATGGACAGCTTCAATAATACTTGGGGCTGCCTGGGCTAACGAAGCCTGGGGGGGATATTGGAGCTGGGACCCAAAGGAGGTCTGGTCTCTTATAGTGTGGCTATTCTTTGGTGCTTATCTCCATGCAAGACAGCTTATGGGATGGAAGGGAAAGCGTGTAGCCTGGATGGTCGTGTTCGGTTTCATAACGGTACTTATATGCTTCTTCGCTATAAATCTTTACTTCCCTGGGCTACACAGTTACGCTACCGAGTAG
- a CDS encoding bifunctional folylpolyglutamate synthase/dihydrofolate synthase, whose amino-acid sequence MKLWDLYKGRDYKIEPTLNRIREAVNYVGEPHRSYPSILIGGTNGKGSSCAFLERILREHGFKTGWFVSPHLVYENERWRVKGTPMEDSTLEGYVSELKGVFERFNLTYFEAATLIALLYFKDSEVDVAVLEVGMGGRWDATKVSEPILAGITNVERDHTKWLGRNIEEIARDKLHLYMEGKPFVIGSSRYPLYPVAVEMGIRNMVVAGQDYLYRGELKAGLSFLSWYEFNGFELKDAELGLLGKWQIDNASFALTLGSLFTELEEEVTKKALKLTRWEGRMEVIRYKPLLILDGSHNPYAVNKVVKEVKRLFPSIKFLFTGLFEKDWALSMEVIRRYADSIYLVQVSHYRGEPVSNLYKKAVELEFKEIVVLSSPSEVLKIEEDLCALGSLYLIGEIKEAFANAVI is encoded by the coding sequence ATGAAGCTATGGGACCTGTATAAAGGGAGAGATTACAAGATAGAACCCACTTTAAACAGGATAAGGGAAGCTGTTAACTACGTTGGGGAACCCCACAGAAGCTATCCCAGTATCCTTATAGGAGGAACAAACGGAAAAGGGTCTTCCTGCGCCTTTTTAGAGCGCATACTCAGGGAACATGGTTTTAAAACTGGTTGGTTTGTTTCACCTCACCTCGTTTATGAAAACGAAAGATGGAGGGTAAAGGGGACACCCATGGAGGATTCAACGCTTGAAGGCTATGTAAGTGAGCTAAAAGGTGTGTTTGAGAGGTTTAACCTTACCTACTTTGAGGCTGCCACACTTATAGCTCTGCTCTACTTTAAAGATTCAGAAGTTGATGTGGCTGTACTTGAGGTTGGTATGGGCGGGAGATGGGACGCCACGAAGGTGAGTGAGCCTATTCTTGCAGGCATAACGAATGTTGAAAGAGACCACACAAAATGGCTGGGTAGAAATATTGAGGAGATAGCGAGAGATAAGCTCCACCTTTATATGGAGGGGAAGCCTTTCGTTATAGGGAGTTCCCGCTATCCCCTTTATCCTGTGGCTGTTGAGATGGGTATAAGGAACATGGTGGTTGCAGGGCAAGATTACCTATACAGAGGGGAGTTAAAAGCTGGGTTGAGCTTCTTGTCATGGTATGAATTCAACGGTTTTGAGCTCAAGGACGCTGAACTTGGTTTGCTTGGCAAGTGGCAAATTGATAACGCCTCCTTTGCGTTGACCTTGGGCAGTCTATTTACAGAACTTGAAGAGGAGGTCACAAAGAAGGCTCTGAAGCTGACAAGATGGGAAGGTAGGATGGAGGTTATTAGATATAAACCTCTACTCATACTTGACGGCTCTCACAATCCTTACGCCGTAAATAAGGTTGTAAAGGAGGTCAAAAGACTCTTTCCGTCTATAAAGTTCCTCTTCACAGGGCTTTTTGAAAAGGACTGGGCGCTATCAATGGAGGTTATACGCAGATATGCGGACTCCATATACCTTGTTCAAGTGAGCCATTACAGAGGTGAGCCAGTGTCAAATCTTTACAAGAAGGCCGTTGAGCTAGAGTTTAAGGAGATTGTAGTCTTGAGCTCTCCTTCGGAGGTTTTGAAAATAGAGGAAGACCTATGTGCTCTAGGTTCCCTTTACCTGATAGGTGAAATTAAAGAAGCTTTTGCAAATGCCGTTATATAA
- a CDS encoding acetyl-CoA carboxylase biotin carboxylase subunit: MFKKVLIANRGEVALRIIRACKELGIKTVAIYSEADVRSLYVKKADEAYLIPGDPIRAYLDYVRIVDLARQVGAEAIHPGYGFLAENADFARYCQRRGITFIGPTPEQIDTFGDKVKAKKVMEEAGLPTVPGIPEPVTEVEDALKFAREIGFPVMLKAAYGGGGRGMRVVHSEEELRTAFESAYREAETFFGKGDIFIERYLDNPKHIEVQVLGDKYGNIIHLGERDCSIQRRHQKLIEIAPSPALPRDLRMKILGNAVRALMRVGYENAGTLEFLVDVRTGEYYFIEMNTRLQVEHTITEAITGVDIVETMIKIAAGEPLPFLQSDVTYRGYAIEFRINAEDPKKGFAPSPGKITAYYSPGGPGVRIDAGVYKDYIIPPYYDSMIAKMTVWALTWEKVVARARRAIDEFIVRGVPTNIPLYREIIRDPDFLRGDFGVKFLEEKIQKGEYDFAIEGEVDREDIVLAISAAIAAHYGL, from the coding sequence ATGTTCAAGAAGGTTCTTATAGCGAACAGAGGAGAGGTTGCCCTAAGGATCATAAGGGCATGCAAGGAGCTTGGTATAAAAACCGTTGCGATATACTCAGAGGCTGATGTCCGTTCCCTCTATGTTAAAAAGGCTGATGAGGCTTATCTTATCCCGGGAGACCCAATAAGAGCATACCTTGACTATGTGAGGATAGTTGACCTTGCCCGTCAAGTGGGAGCGGAAGCTATACATCCTGGTTACGGCTTCCTGGCGGAAAATGCCGACTTTGCAAGATACTGTCAGAGGAGGGGTATAACCTTTATAGGACCCACACCAGAACAGATAGATACCTTTGGAGATAAGGTTAAAGCTAAGAAGGTTATGGAGGAGGCAGGTCTTCCCACTGTCCCCGGTATACCTGAACCTGTCACTGAAGTTGAGGACGCTTTGAAATTTGCTAGGGAGATAGGATTTCCGGTTATGTTGAAAGCCGCATACGGTGGTGGTGGTAGGGGTATGAGGGTTGTCCACTCCGAAGAGGAGCTAAGGACAGCCTTTGAGTCTGCCTATAGAGAGGCTGAGACCTTCTTCGGCAAAGGCGATATATTCATAGAGAGGTACCTGGACAACCCAAAGCATATAGAGGTTCAGGTTCTTGGGGACAAGTACGGAAACATAATCCATCTCGGAGAGAGAGACTGTTCAATACAGAGAAGACACCAGAAACTTATAGAGATAGCGCCCTCACCGGCTCTACCCAGAGACCTTAGGATGAAGATACTCGGGAACGCTGTGAGAGCTCTGATGAGAGTGGGTTATGAGAACGCTGGTACACTTGAATTCCTTGTGGACGTGAGAACGGGAGAGTACTACTTCATAGAGATGAACACAAGACTTCAAGTTGAACACACTATAACGGAAGCCATAACCGGTGTGGACATAGTTGAAACCATGATAAAGATAGCTGCCGGTGAACCTCTGCCGTTTCTTCAGAGCGATGTGACCTACAGAGGTTACGCTATAGAATTCAGGATAAACGCCGAAGACCCTAAAAAGGGTTTTGCTCCCTCTCCTGGAAAGATAACAGCCTATTACTCACCGGGTGGACCAGGTGTGAGGATAGATGCCGGTGTTTATAAGGACTACATAATCCCCCCTTACTACGATTCCATGATTGCTAAGATGACCGTATGGGCTCTTACATGGGAAAAGGTTGTTGCAAGGGCAAGAAGGGCTATAGATGAGTTTATAGTTCGTGGAGTACCTACAAACATACCTCTTTACAGAGAAATCATCAGGGACCCAGATTTCCTTAGGGGAGATTTCGGCGTTAAGTTCCTTGAGGAAAAGATACAGAAGGGCGAGTACGACTTCGCCATAGAGGGGGAGGTAGACAGGGAAGACATAGTCCTTGCCATATCAGCCGCTATAGCAGCTCATTACGGGCTGTAA
- the rsmA gene encoding 16S rRNA (adenine(1518)-N(6)/adenine(1519)-N(6))-dimethyltransferase RsmA produces the protein MGGLKKSYGQHLLVSPGVLKKIAQSLNLEEGDTVVEIGGGTGNLTRALLEYPINRLYVLELDPEMVKRLMSIEDNRLEVIEADASSFDFCSLGEEVKITGNLPYNVGSLIVENVVKHYRCISLGVFMLQKEVALKLCGKGEIGWLTVFLNTYYEVEYLMSVPPRFFIPPPKVDSGVIKLIRKENPPELNLENYKKFLTSIFSMRRKMLKKKLPEDTLTEAGIDPSLRVEQLTTEDFLRLYNVFNTSQKRRKIG, from the coding sequence ATGGGAGGACTTAAAAAATCCTACGGTCAGCATCTCTTGGTCTCTCCAGGGGTCTTGAAGAAGATAGCCCAAAGCCTTAACCTTGAAGAAGGAGACACGGTCGTTGAGATCGGGGGCGGAACGGGAAATCTGACAAGGGCTCTCCTTGAGTATCCCATAAACAGGCTTTACGTCCTTGAGCTTGACCCTGAAATGGTAAAGAGGCTCATGAGTATTGAAGACAATCGGTTAGAGGTTATAGAGGCGGATGCGAGCAGTTTTGACTTCTGTTCTCTGGGAGAGGAGGTTAAGATTACAGGGAACCTTCCATACAACGTCGGTTCTCTAATAGTTGAGAACGTGGTGAAGCATTACAGGTGCATATCCTTGGGTGTGTTTATGCTCCAGAAGGAAGTAGCCTTAAAGCTGTGTGGAAAGGGCGAAATAGGCTGGCTCACAGTATTCTTAAACACTTACTATGAAGTTGAGTACCTGATGAGTGTCCCTCCCAGGTTCTTTATCCCTCCCCCAAAGGTAGACTCTGGAGTTATAAAACTCATCAGGAAGGAGAACCCTCCTGAACTCAACCTGGAAAATTACAAGAAGTTTCTCACCTCCATCTTTTCTATGAGGAGAAAGATGCTTAAAAAGAAGTTACCGGAAGATACACTCACTGAAGCAGGAATAGACCCAAGCCTCAGGGTTGAGCAATTGACTACCGAGGATTTCCTTAGGCTGTATAATGTTTTTAACACAAGCCAGAAGAGGAGAAAGATAGGATGA
- the ssb gene encoding single-stranded DNA-binding protein, whose translation MLNKVLLIGRLTSDPVIRYLPSGTPITEFGIVWNRRYRTGDEWKEESHFFDIKAYGKLAEDLAERLSKGYQVVVEGRLTQDRWTGQDGKNYSRIRVVAESVKIIRKPKIEEIEEEEIIDKDSEVEKLEEELKELGEKEQPFDEDDEIPF comes from the coding sequence GTGCTAAATAAGGTACTCCTAATAGGAAGGCTTACCAGTGACCCTGTTATAAGATATCTGCCTTCCGGAACGCCGATAACGGAATTTGGAATAGTATGGAACAGAAGGTACAGAACCGGTGATGAATGGAAAGAGGAGAGCCACTTCTTTGACATAAAAGCTTACGGGAAGCTGGCTGAAGACCTTGCGGAAAGGCTTTCAAAAGGATATCAAGTTGTCGTAGAGGGCAGGCTAACCCAGGACAGATGGACCGGACAAGACGGAAAGAATTACAGCAGAATCAGGGTAGTTGCGGAATCGGTAAAGATCATTAGGAAACCTAAGATAGAGGAGATTGAAGAGGAGGAAATCATTGATAAGGACTCAGAGGTTGAAAAGCTTGAAGAGGAGTTAAAGGAGCTTGGAGAGAAAGAACAACCCTTTGATGAAGACGATGAAATACCTTTTTAA
- a CDS encoding KamA family radical SAM protein: MNKKVKYIIKLESIPELKEQEKKELAKVTSKFAFRTNDYYNSLINWEDPEDPIRRIVIPTTEELDVWGRLDASNESKYMKVHGLEHKYPDTALLLVTDVCGIYCRFCFRKRLFMNDNDEVARDVSEGIEYIRNHPEINNVLLTGGDPLVLATFKLEKTLKSLADIPHVRIVRIGSKMLAANPFRVLNDSSLLKLFEWFNTETGKKLYLMNHFNHPRELTREAKEAVSLIQKTGTTLTNQTPILRGINDAPEVLRDLLEELSFIGVPPYYVFQCRPTAGNKTYSTKIEETIDLVETVRAKVSGLAARVRYVMSHETGKIEILGKTEEFVFFRYHRSADPENAGRFLIFRRNPEAYWFDDYTELVDEYKAELEEEYSF; this comes from the coding sequence ATGAATAAAAAGGTTAAGTATATAATAAAACTTGAATCAATCCCTGAACTTAAGGAGCAAGAGAAGAAGGAGCTTGCAAAAGTTACATCAAAATTCGCATTTAGAACAAACGATTATTACAACTCCCTTATAAATTGGGAGGACCCTGAAGACCCTATAAGAAGGATAGTTATTCCGACTACGGAGGAGCTTGATGTATGGGGCAGGCTGGATGCCTCCAACGAAAGCAAGTACATGAAGGTTCACGGACTTGAACATAAGTATCCAGATACAGCTCTTCTCCTTGTTACAGACGTCTGCGGAATATACTGCAGGTTTTGCTTTAGAAAGAGGCTCTTTATGAATGACAATGACGAGGTGGCAAGGGACGTCTCTGAAGGTATTGAGTACATAAGGAATCATCCGGAAATAAACAATGTCCTCCTTACAGGAGGAGACCCACTGGTTCTGGCAACCTTTAAGTTAGAAAAGACACTTAAATCCCTGGCAGATATACCTCATGTGAGGATAGTGAGGATAGGGTCAAAGATGCTCGCTGCCAATCCTTTCAGAGTGCTTAACGATTCTTCACTCTTGAAGCTCTTTGAATGGTTCAATACCGAAACCGGAAAGAAACTTTACCTGATGAACCACTTCAATCATCCCAGAGAACTTACCAGGGAAGCTAAGGAAGCCGTTAGTCTAATTCAGAAAACCGGAACTACCCTTACAAACCAGACACCCATACTTAGGGGGATAAACGACGCTCCAGAGGTTTTAAGAGACTTACTGGAAGAACTTTCTTTTATTGGGGTACCGCCCTACTACGTATTTCAGTGCAGACCTACCGCGGGGAACAAGACATACTCAACCAAGATAGAAGAGACTATAGATCTCGTTGAAACTGTCAGGGCTAAGGTTTCTGGTCTTGCGGCAAGGGTAAGATATGTGATGTCTCATGAAACGGGCAAGATAGAGATATTGGGTAAAACGGAGGAGTTTGTCTTCTTCAGGTATCACAGGTCCGCCGACCCTGAAAATGCCGGAAGGTTCCTGATTTTCAGAAGAAATCCGGAGGCTTACTGGTTTGACGACTACACAGAGCTTGTAGACGAGTATAAGGCTGAACTTGAGGAAGAATATTCCTTCTGA
- the speE gene encoding polyamine aminopropyltransferase, translating to MRDVFFIERDPYAPIRHCYPVSKVLYEGKSEYQEIMVLESPEFGKLLVLDGVVQVDEKYEFMYHEYLAHIPMYAHPNPEDVLIIGGGDGGTLREVLKHESVKRAVLVDIDKEVIEVSKKYFPTMSCSFEDPRAIVVNEDGYRYIQDYEGEFDVIIIDSTDPVGFAHVLTTEDFFKFVYRALKEDGIYAAQTESIHYHLDIVARIQKALKKVFPVVDLYTSVIPIYAGYWWTFSIASKKYPVREPAREVKAETKIYSADMHRHAFLPESFYRRIMEGEYKY from the coding sequence ATGAGAGACGTCTTTTTTATTGAGAGGGACCCATACGCACCTATAAGACACTGCTACCCAGTGAGCAAGGTTCTCTATGAAGGCAAGAGTGAGTACCAGGAGATAATGGTTCTTGAATCTCCAGAATTTGGGAAACTCCTCGTCCTTGATGGTGTGGTACAGGTTGATGAGAAGTATGAATTCATGTACCACGAATACCTTGCTCATATTCCTATGTACGCCCATCCAAACCCTGAGGACGTCCTTATAATTGGGGGCGGAGACGGAGGGACGCTTAGAGAAGTTCTCAAACATGAAAGCGTTAAAAGGGCTGTCCTAGTTGACATAGATAAAGAAGTAATAGAGGTATCCAAGAAGTACTTTCCCACCATGTCTTGCTCCTTTGAAGACCCAAGGGCTATAGTCGTGAACGAGGATGGTTACAGGTACATACAGGACTACGAAGGTGAGTTTGATGTGATAATAATTGATTCAACAGACCCTGTTGGCTTTGCCCATGTTCTCACAACGGAAGACTTCTTTAAATTTGTTTATAGAGCTTTAAAGGAGGATGGTATATACGCAGCTCAGACTGAGTCTATCCACTACCACCTTGATATAGTTGCAAGAATTCAGAAGGCTCTCAAAAAGGTATTCCCTGTGGTTGACCTATACACTTCCGTCATTCCGATATACGCTGGGTACTGGTGGACCTTTTCCATTGCTTCAAAGAAATACCCTGTTCGTGAACCTGCAAGGGAAGTGAAGGCTGAAACGAAGATATACTCAGCAGACATGCACAGACACGCCTTTCTTCCGGAAAGCTTTTACAGGAGGATAATGGAGGGAGAGTATAAGTACTGA
- a CDS encoding EAL and HDOD domain-containing protein, whose protein sequence is MYVLFKQPIFDREGNIAFYEVMLKDIKTKEFPKDLDPLKATSITINIVTDVGPDKIGNGKPVFINVPSLFLEATMFELLSPEFVGIELVDNRDITNELLKAVNELVDKGFVFCIDDFGFEKVNYLPLLNKCHMVKINWKELVYSKEELAEVMGILKELKKGIIAKHIETEEDYDRAKKAGVDYFQGFYLAKPIPIRDIRSLYFMKGTVIKLYEALKNRDLKRVAQVIEQDVGATYRLLRFVKSLYRERAHDINSVEDAISFLSLNNVANFTLALAITELFAAHEEEELIKRSLLRASLSEELAKLYAPGLEEKAYITGLFSLTDELMGEHPQDIAKELELDEDIIEAYESRYNELGLILSLVELLEEDMDNDGITEKVANILKIPKEKVVKAIQNAKKITKEITSTGKPSRKGKRKGTTR, encoded by the coding sequence ATGTATGTGCTTTTTAAGCAGCCGATCTTTGACAGAGAGGGGAACATCGCCTTCTATGAGGTTATGCTCAAAGACATTAAGACCAAGGAGTTTCCAAAAGACCTTGACCCGCTCAAAGCAACCTCAATAACGATAAATATAGTTACTGATGTAGGTCCGGATAAGATAGGAAACGGCAAGCCTGTCTTTATAAACGTACCATCCCTTTTCTTGGAAGCTACCATGTTTGAACTCTTATCTCCTGAGTTTGTTGGTATAGAGCTTGTTGATAACAGGGACATAACCAACGAGCTTCTAAAAGCGGTTAACGAGCTCGTGGATAAAGGGTTTGTGTTCTGTATAGATGATTTTGGTTTTGAAAAGGTAAACTACCTGCCCCTTTTGAACAAGTGCCACATGGTAAAGATAAACTGGAAGGAGCTCGTTTATAGCAAGGAAGAGCTTGCAGAGGTTATGGGGATTCTCAAAGAGTTGAAGAAGGGGATAATCGCAAAGCATATAGAGACGGAAGAGGACTACGATAGAGCAAAAAAGGCAGGTGTTGATTACTTCCAGGGGTTCTATCTTGCAAAACCCATACCGATAAGGGACATAAGAAGTCTTTATTTTATGAAAGGAACGGTGATAAAGTTATACGAGGCGCTAAAGAACAGAGACCTGAAGAGGGTTGCACAGGTTATAGAACAGGATGTGGGGGCAACTTACAGACTCCTCAGATTTGTTAAGTCCCTGTACAGGGAGAGAGCTCACGATATAAACTCCGTTGAGGACGCTATATCCTTTCTTAGCCTTAACAATGTTGCTAACTTTACCCTTGCCCTTGCCATAACTGAGCTATTTGCGGCTCACGAAGAGGAAGAGCTTATAAAGAGGTCCCTTCTGAGGGCAAGTCTATCCGAGGAACTTGCAAAGCTTTACGCTCCGGGACTTGAAGAGAAAGCCTATATAACGGGTCTATTCTCCCTCACCGATGAACTTATGGGAGAGCACCCTCAGGATATAGCCAAAGAGCTTGAGCTTGATGAGGATATAATAGAAGCTTACGAGAGCAGATATAACGAACTCGGTTTGATACTTTCCCTTGTTGAGCTCCTTGAGGAGGATATGGACAACGACGGTATAACAGAAAAGGTCGCAAACATACTCAAGATTCCAAAGGAGAAGGTTGTAAAAGCTATACAAAATGCGAAGAAGATAACGAAGGAGATCACTTCAACCGGCAAACCCAGTCGTAAGGGGAAGCGGAAGGGAACTACTCGGTAG
- a CDS encoding MFS transporter: MGKNIWIVGAVSFLTDSATSIVTSTLPLFVVYVLREDVEKLGVIVAVATFISYAFRVFFGYISDRYRVAKPLVVFGYSLSAISKPLFYFVSDWKGVAFLRGMDRLGKAVRSAPRDALLSMTRGETGSGRAFGIHKAFDVGGETAGALVAMGALITLGSGEETFRLLYLMTLIPGALSLLLLFFVVDVPKSVNTQTPSLVRDKHLIPFLIYVFITVFFVWDNAFFLVRAKEMGWQDALVPGFIVALNLTQTLSSYPVGVLIDKFSPELVFRFSIFFGFLSMVFLKLGFMVVSCLFLGIHMVSLFNSVRSLISEKATNRATLYGVFYGGYAVAGSVGSLLTGFLWNRLGFDLAINVSIVGLFFLILLKSFK; this comes from the coding sequence ATGGGCAAAAACATATGGATAGTTGGGGCGGTCAGCTTCCTCACCGATAGTGCAACCTCAATAGTAACATCAACCCTTCCTCTGTTCGTTGTTTATGTCCTTAGGGAGGACGTTGAAAAGCTTGGTGTGATCGTTGCCGTGGCAACTTTCATCTCTTATGCTTTCCGTGTATTCTTTGGCTATATATCTGATAGGTATAGGGTGGCTAAACCTCTGGTAGTGTTTGGCTACAGCCTATCGGCTATCAGTAAACCTCTCTTTTACTTTGTCTCTGACTGGAAAGGTGTAGCATTCCTCAGGGGTATGGACAGGCTTGGGAAAGCTGTAAGAAGTGCCCCTAGAGATGCCCTCCTTTCTATGACAAGGGGTGAAACCGGAAGCGGGAGAGCCTTTGGTATTCACAAGGCTTTTGACGTGGGTGGGGAGACAGCCGGAGCTCTCGTTGCGATGGGGGCATTAATAACGCTTGGAAGCGGTGAGGAGACCTTCAGACTTCTTTATCTCATGACTCTCATCCCCGGAGCGCTTTCCCTGCTCCTCCTATTCTTCGTTGTGGACGTGCCCAAGTCTGTCAATACACAGACACCAAGTCTGGTCAGAGACAAACACCTAATCCCATTCCTGATATACGTTTTCATAACGGTTTTCTTCGTTTGGGACAACGCCTTTTTCCTTGTAAGGGCAAAAGAGATGGGTTGGCAGGATGCCTTGGTGCCCGGCTTTATCGTAGCCCTCAACCTAACCCAAACCCTCTCAAGTTACCCTGTAGGGGTACTCATTGATAAATTCTCCCCAGAGCTGGTTTTTAGGTTTTCTATCTTCTTTGGCTTTCTCTCAATGGTCTTTCTAAAGCTTGGATTTATGGTTGTTTCTTGTTTGTTTCTTGGCATCCATATGGTGAGTTTATTCAACTCGGTCCGCAGCTTAATCTCTGAAAAAGCCACAAACAGAGCCACCCTTTACGGGGTATTTTACGGTGGCTATGCCGTGGCTGGCTCTGTTGGAAGCCTACTGACTGGCTTCCTCTGGAACAGGTTGGGCTTTGATTTGGCGATAAATGTCTCTATCGTAGGACTCTTCTTCCTTATTCTTTTAAAATCCTTTAAATGA
- the rpsF gene encoding 30S ribosomal protein S6: protein MPKNRHYKTVRFYETVFVLKPTFTEEEVKQKAESIKKFIESKGGEVLHFQDWGTKTLAYRVDNFNHGRYFLIQYRTDNSQLPNELDFQLKINEDVIRWLNFQIKESEVIKSAK from the coding sequence ATGCCAAAGAACAGGCACTACAAAACGGTAAGATTTTACGAAACGGTTTTTGTCCTCAAGCCGACCTTTACAGAAGAAGAGGTGAAGCAGAAGGCTGAGAGCATAAAAAAGTTCATTGAATCAAAGGGTGGCGAGGTCCTTCACTTCCAGGACTGGGGAACAAAGACCCTGGCTTACAGGGTTGATAACTTCAACCACGGCAGGTACTTTCTCATTCAGTACAGGACTGATAATTCCCAGCTACCCAACGAGCTTGATTTCCAACTCAAGATAAACGAGGATGTTATAAGGTGGCTCAATTTCCAGATAAAGGAGAGCGAGGTTATTAAAAGTGCTAAATAA
- the rplI gene encoding 50S ribosomal protein L9 — translation MKVILTKDLPGYGFFGDIVSVKEGFANNYLIPRGLAVPATKGNVRHIQEVLKQKRRKLEREKKKAQELAKKLEGVVIEVKKPVGEAGKLFGSVTATDVVTALKEKGIEVDRKSVIFPHAIKQVGVYTITVRPHRDVSVEIKLDVKPEETS, via the coding sequence ATGAAGGTGATACTTACGAAGGACCTTCCTGGATACGGATTCTTTGGAGATATAGTCAGTGTTAAGGAGGGTTTTGCCAACAACTACCTCATACCAAGAGGTCTTGCAGTTCCAGCGACCAAGGGGAACGTAAGGCACATACAGGAAGTTCTAAAGCAGAAGAGAAGGAAGCTGGAGAGGGAGAAGAAGAAGGCACAGGAGCTTGCTAAAAAGCTGGAAGGTGTTGTAATTGAGGTTAAAAAGCCCGTGGGTGAGGCTGGTAAGCTCTTTGGTTCTGTAACAGCAACAGATGTGGTAACCGCACTTAAAGAAAAAGGGATAGAGGTTGACAGGAAGAGCGTTATATTCCCCCACGCAATAAAGCAGGTTGGCGTTTACACTATAACGGTTCGCCCTCACAGGGATGTGTCTGTTGAGATAAAACTTGATGTCAAACCCGAGGAGACGTCTTAA
- the rpsR gene encoding 30S ribosomal protein S18, producing the protein MAIKRPAKRKTCYFCENNKEPDYKNYEELRQFMTERARIKARRQTNLCNKHQKKLALQIKRARQLALLPYVVV; encoded by the coding sequence ATGGCTATTAAAAGACCAGCAAAGAGAAAGACCTGTTACTTTTGTGAGAATAACAAGGAGCCTGACTACAAAAACTATGAAGAGCTCAGGCAGTTTATGACAGAAAGGGCGAGGATAAAGGCAAGGAGGCAAACTAACCTGTGCAACAAACATCAAAAGAAGCTTGCCCTTCAGATAAAGAGGGCACGCCAGTTGGCGCTTCTGCCTTACGTCGTAGTCTAA